A single region of the Massilia sp. erpn genome encodes:
- a CDS encoding tetratricopeptide repeat protein, giving the protein MSKQNIQQECDAYLWFRKAAERGNAYAQFNLALQYKRGEQTERNEDVAFIWMGCAARQGLAFAQNHLGTMYFHGRGTVQDDTEALYWFRSAAAQGEPAAQQNLGQMYRKGRGVTQNDELALAWFSRSAEQGVPGAQAMLGVHYARGLGCMANIALALAWFRKAAAQGDALAQLNLGLLHKSGQGVPRDDVQALAFFRLAAAQGLPKAQFHLGAAYAEGRGVKPDQERAFAWFSLAAQHGNADAQYSLGSMYVHGRGVGRDPQRALEYFRQAAEKGAANAQFNLGLMYANGQGVAQDEECAAVWYRLAAEQGDASAQNNLGVMYANGQGVEQDEAEAVRWYGEAAEQGHALAQYNLSGMYQTGRGVEPDQVRSYMWISLAADAGDAAACNSRALIESKLSVEELGSARALTRHWRETHRV; this is encoded by the coding sequence ATGTCCAAGCAGAATATTCAGCAGGAATGCGATGCCTATCTCTGGTTTCGCAAGGCGGCGGAACGGGGCAATGCCTATGCCCAGTTCAATCTGGCCCTGCAGTACAAACGCGGCGAACAGACCGAGCGCAATGAGGATGTCGCGTTTATCTGGATGGGGTGCGCGGCGCGCCAGGGGTTGGCCTTCGCGCAAAATCATCTGGGCACCATGTATTTCCACGGACGCGGCACGGTGCAGGACGATACGGAAGCGCTGTACTGGTTCCGCAGCGCCGCCGCGCAAGGCGAGCCGGCCGCCCAGCAAAATCTCGGCCAGATGTACCGCAAGGGACGCGGTGTGACGCAGAACGATGAGCTGGCCCTGGCCTGGTTCAGCCGTTCCGCCGAGCAGGGCGTGCCGGGCGCGCAGGCGATGCTGGGCGTGCACTATGCGCGCGGGCTGGGTTGCATGGCGAATATCGCGCTGGCTCTGGCCTGGTTCCGCAAGGCCGCCGCCCAGGGTGATGCGTTGGCGCAGCTGAATCTGGGCCTGCTGCACAAGAGTGGCCAGGGCGTGCCGCGTGACGATGTGCAGGCGCTGGCATTTTTCCGCCTGGCGGCGGCGCAAGGCTTGCCTAAGGCCCAGTTCCATCTCGGCGCCGCCTATGCCGAGGGGCGCGGCGTCAAGCCCGACCAGGAGCGCGCATTCGCCTGGTTCAGCCTGGCTGCCCAGCATGGCAATGCGGATGCCCAGTACAGCTTGGGCAGCATGTATGTGCATGGGCGTGGCGTGGGCCGCGACCCGCAGCGCGCTTTGGAGTATTTTCGCCAGGCCGCCGAGAAAGGCGCTGCCAACGCCCAGTTCAATTTAGGGCTGATGTATGCGAACGGGCAGGGTGTGGCGCAGGACGAGGAGTGCGCCGCGGTCTGGTATCGCCTGGCGGCCGAACAGGGCGATGCCAGCGCGCAGAACAATCTGGGCGTGATGTACGCCAACGGGCAGGGCGTGGAACAGGATGAGGCAGAAGCTGTGCGCTGGTATGGCGAGGCCGCCGAGCAGGGCCATGCGCTGGCCCAGTACAATCTGAGCGGGATGTACCAGACCGGGCGCGGCGTCGAGCCGGACCAGGTGCGGTCCTATATGTGGATTTCGCTGGCCGCCGATGCCGGCGACGCCGCCGCCTGCAATAGCCGCGCTTTGATCGAAAGCAAACTCTCAGTCGAGGAACTGGGCTCTGCCCGCGCCTTGACGCGCCATTGGCGCGAGACGCACCGGGTCTGA